From Acidimicrobiales bacterium, one genomic window encodes:
- a CDS encoding YibE/F family protein: MSTSEPGSGHSHSHGHGLVGGWQEWAGDSTLRVVLAGVVLAAVATAVCVVALWPSGEGRRTAIANADELGLVTDRLTATVEEVVDRRCSYSTSDDPQDCRTVTVTVHEGPEAGSLVVLPEINLTFDRSIPDFGVGDQVVLGYEDRTNFYFYADQDRRASLLWLAGLFAVVVIALGRIRGALALVAMAATLVVLVAFVAPSVLDGNDPLVVAVTAASAIAFISLYLTHGFTPTTTVALAGTLAALGLTLALSWLFFELAAFTGLATEEALLLPFIAENLDVSALLLGGAMIGALGALDDVTVTQVATVAELRHRSPYLPTSELVASGIRVGRDHIASTVNTLLLAYAGASMPLILLFAVSDQSLDMVANSELIAVEIVRTLCGSIGLVAAVPITTALAAAVLRPAATGDDGPIEPRWEDFGPTPGA, encoded by the coding sequence TTGAGCACGTCGGAGCCCGGTTCCGGGCACTCCCACAGCCATGGGCACGGTCTCGTGGGCGGTTGGCAGGAGTGGGCCGGCGATTCGACCCTGCGTGTGGTGCTGGCGGGGGTCGTTCTGGCTGCGGTGGCGACGGCCGTCTGCGTCGTCGCGCTCTGGCCCAGTGGAGAGGGACGGCGCACGGCGATCGCCAACGCCGACGAGCTCGGCCTGGTCACCGATCGCTTGACCGCGACGGTGGAGGAGGTGGTCGACCGCCGCTGCAGCTACTCCACCAGCGATGATCCGCAGGACTGTCGGACCGTGACGGTCACTGTCCACGAGGGACCGGAGGCCGGGTCGCTCGTGGTGCTCCCGGAGATCAATCTGACGTTCGATCGCTCCATACCCGATTTCGGTGTCGGTGATCAGGTCGTCCTGGGCTATGAGGATCGGACGAACTTCTACTTCTACGCGGACCAGGACCGACGCGCGTCGCTCCTGTGGCTCGCAGGCCTCTTCGCAGTGGTCGTGATCGCTCTCGGTCGGATCCGAGGTGCGCTCGCCCTGGTGGCGATGGCGGCCACGTTGGTGGTATTGGTCGCCTTCGTCGCTCCGTCGGTGCTGGATGGCAACGATCCGCTCGTCGTTGCCGTGACAGCGGCGTCAGCGATCGCGTTCATCAGCCTCTACCTCACGCACGGGTTCACACCCACGACGACGGTCGCGCTGGCCGGCACGCTCGCCGCGCTCGGACTGACGCTCGCATTGTCGTGGCTGTTCTTCGAGCTCGCCGCGTTCACCGGCCTCGCGACGGAAGAGGCGCTGCTGTTGCCGTTCATCGCGGAGAACCTCGACGTCAGTGCACTTCTCCTGGGTGGAGCGATGATCGGGGCGCTCGGCGCCCTCGACGACGTGACCGTGACGCAGGTTGCGACGGTCGCCGAGCTTCGGCACCGGAGCCCCTACTTGCCGACCTCGGAGCTCGTGGCCTCGGGGATCCGGGTCGGTCGCGACCACATCGCGTCGACGGTCAACACGTTGCTGTTGGCCTATGCCGGCGCGAGCATGCCGCTGATCCTTCTGTTCGCGGTGTCGGACCAGTCCCTCGACATGGTCGCCAACTCCGAGCTCATCGCCGTCGAGATCGTCCGCACCCTGTGCGGATCGATCGGCCTCGTGGCGGCTGTGCCGATCACGACGGCGCTCGCCGCAGCAGTGCTTCGACCTGCGGCGACCGGCGACGACGGCCCGATCGAGCCGCGCTGGGAGGATTTCGGACCGACGCCGGGCGCATGA
- a CDS encoding TIGR03086 family metal-binding protein, whose product MDPSEQLAVILPSLTALVDQLEPGDLANPTPCANFTLRDVLEHMIGGATSFAPAFRGEQPSGAEASPGVAGAVPVSEFRRAMDDLLDAVRSPGAMERTVSAPFGDVPGSVFARFVAFDGLIHGYDMATSAGLSYDPPADVVAAVDAFARDAVGADMRDGDTFAAATVAPAGATELLQLVAFTGRTV is encoded by the coding sequence ATGGATCCCAGCGAACAACTCGCCGTCATTCTTCCCAGCCTCACGGCACTCGTCGATCAACTCGAGCCCGGCGATCTCGCCAACCCGACGCCGTGCGCGAACTTCACGCTTCGCGACGTGCTGGAGCACATGATCGGGGGCGCCACGAGCTTCGCTCCGGCGTTCCGGGGCGAGCAGCCCTCGGGAGCCGAAGCGTCTCCTGGTGTCGCCGGAGCGGTCCCCGTCTCGGAGTTCCGCCGGGCGATGGACGACCTGCTGGACGCGGTGCGCAGTCCCGGGGCCATGGAGCGAACGGTGTCCGCTCCCTTCGGCGACGTCCCCGGCTCGGTGTTCGCCCGCTTCGTGGCCTTCGACGGGCTCATCCACGGCTACGACATGGCGACGTCGGCCGGCTTGTCCTACGACCCTCCGGCTGATGTCGTCGCCGCGGTCGACGCGTTCGCCAGAGACGCCGTCGGCGCCGACATGCGCGACGGCGACACGTTCGCTGCTGCGACCGTCGCCCCCGCAGGCGCGACCGAACTGCTGCAGCTGGTCGCCTTCACCGGTCGGACCGTCTGA
- a CDS encoding HD domain-containing protein: protein MDEGSTEEWLEIRELTLASQKQVADRIIPMLEWLRHSVDGYAVDQLTHSLQTAARAEADGADDELVITALCHDIGKFVSTANHASMSAEVLAPYVRPELYQLVQHHQVFQGAAYNHHFGWDPDAREAHRDEPWFDLAVTFADDWDQMSFDPAFPTPPLAHFEERLRAVFAEPRITK, encoded by the coding sequence ATGGATGAGGGCTCGACCGAGGAATGGCTGGAGATCCGTGAGCTGACGCTGGCGAGCCAGAAGCAGGTCGCGGATCGGATCATCCCGATGCTCGAATGGCTCCGTCACAGCGTCGACGGCTACGCCGTCGATCAGCTGACGCATTCGCTGCAGACCGCAGCCCGCGCCGAAGCCGACGGCGCTGACGACGAGCTGGTCATCACCGCCTTGTGTCACGACATCGGCAAGTTCGTGTCGACGGCGAACCATGCGTCGATGTCGGCGGAGGTTCTCGCGCCCTACGTACGGCCCGAGCTCTACCAACTGGTCCAGCATCATCAGGTCTTCCAGGGCGCGGCGTACAACCATCACTTCGGTTGGGACCCCGACGCACGCGAGGCCCATCGAGACGAACCATGGTTCGACCTGGCCGTGACGTTCGCCGACGACTGGGACCAGATGTCGTTCGACCCCGCCTTCCCGACGCCGCCTCTCGCCCACTTCGAGGAACGGCTGCGAGCCGTCTTCGCGGAGCCACGAATCACCAAGTAG